One Halalkalicoccus tibetensis genomic region harbors:
- a CDS encoding glycosyltransferase — MRSPPGLVAALGRLGRVNWRAVILFVSALIPFWLLIDVMNDGTLYAIALLGAILVVYIGWSYFVVEHAPRYKELFATRALVVVLLGYGVAIVALGWVAPSILAFVHLLAISLIFFYYWFIALVAVYHDLTGNGTAERPEEYPSISVLVPAYNEEGYVGRAIQSLLDAEYPREKLEIIVVDDGSTDGTLAEARSFASDVVTVVTKENGGKYSALNYGLLFAESEIIVTVDADSIVDHEGLKGIVAPFAEHDNVGAVASNVTIWNRDSLVTRCQQLEYSIGENIYRRMLDQFGIVLVVPGCLGAYRREALEDVFAYDPQTLTEDFDLTLKVLKSGRRVTVSDARVYTEAPGSWRNLYKQRLRWYHGNYMTIFKHWDVVTDPSYGLLHRLAIPFRLVEMFFLPVASWIVLGYIVWLLVTGFAAQVLALLVFFTSIVFLIAALGVQIEGEDWSLLVYAPLLVVGYKQFHDVLNLKCLIDVLGKEELSWTNATRVEQGTERADSGRHLQERT, encoded by the coding sequence ATGAGATCGCCCCCCGGGCTCGTGGCCGCGCTCGGGCGGCTCGGACGAGTCAACTGGCGTGCGGTCATCCTCTTCGTCTCCGCGCTGATCCCGTTCTGGCTGCTCATCGACGTGATGAACGACGGGACGCTCTACGCGATCGCCCTCCTGGGGGCGATCCTCGTGGTGTACATCGGGTGGTCGTACTTCGTCGTCGAGCACGCACCACGCTACAAGGAGCTGTTCGCCACGCGCGCGCTCGTCGTCGTCCTGCTTGGCTATGGGGTGGCGATCGTTGCCCTCGGTTGGGTTGCACCCTCGATACTGGCGTTCGTCCACCTGCTCGCGATCTCGCTCATCTTCTTCTATTACTGGTTCATCGCGCTCGTCGCGGTGTATCACGACCTCACCGGGAACGGGACCGCCGAACGCCCCGAGGAGTACCCCTCGATCAGCGTTCTGGTACCGGCGTACAACGAGGAGGGCTACGTCGGGCGGGCGATCCAGTCGCTACTGGACGCGGAGTACCCACGCGAGAAGCTCGAGATCATCGTCGTCGACGACGGCAGCACCGACGGGACGCTCGCCGAGGCGCGGTCGTTCGCCTCCGACGTCGTCACGGTCGTGACGAAGGAGAACGGCGGGAAGTACTCGGCGCTGAACTACGGGCTGCTGTTCGCCGAAAGCGAGATCATCGTGACCGTCGACGCCGACAGTATCGTCGACCACGAGGGGCTGAAGGGGATCGTCGCGCCCTTCGCCGAACACGACAACGTCGGGGCGGTCGCGAGCAACGTCACGATCTGGAACCGTGACTCGCTGGTGACGCGCTGTCAGCAACTGGAGTACTCGATCGGGGAGAACATCTACCGCCGGATGCTCGACCAGTTCGGGATCGTGCTGGTCGTGCCGGGCTGTCTGGGCGCCTATCGACGCGAGGCCCTCGAGGACGTCTTCGCGTACGACCCCCAGACGCTCACCGAGGACTTCGACCTCACGCTGAAGGTGCTCAAGTCCGGTCGCCGGGTCACCGTCAGCGACGCGCGCGTCTATACGGAGGCGCCCGGCAGCTGGCGGAACCTCTACAAACAGCGCCTGCGCTGGTATCACGGCAACTACATGACGATATTCAAACACTGGGACGTCGTGACCGACCCCTCCTACGGGCTGCTTCACCGCCTCGCGATCCCGTTCCGGCTGGTCGAGATGTTCTTCCTGCCGGTCGCGAGCTGGATCGTCCTCGGCTACATCGTCTGGCTGCTCGTGACCGGCTTCGCGGCCCAGGTGCTCGCCCTGCTCGTCTTCTTTACGAGCATCGTCTTCCTGATCGCGGCGCTGGGCGTCCAGATCGAGGGCGAGGACTGGAGCCTGCTCGTCTACGCCCCGCTGCTCGTCGTCGGCTACAAGCAGTTCCACGACGTCCTGAACCTCAAGTGCCTGATCGACGTCCTCGGCAAGGAGGAGCTCAGCTGGACGAACGCGACGCGGGTCGAACAGGGCACCGAACGTGCCGACAGCGGCCGGCATCTACAGGAGCGAACGTAG
- a CDS encoding DUF2334 domain-containing protein encodes MDARSAFEDGCPKCSQSTAAETFDVVETIARCRECGHWQAPVADGGGVSQPISVNFPELPELGQPLTWLPSWLVPKSERRQQLLSSAIVVMVLMAGVTGALAASPLLETTPTATEAAADSEWEEYESIVIFRNDDIQPWYSTEEMRAVDGVFIDEEVPVTLGIIPNPGGDLPITDDEDTCEYLGSLEADHPGQFEMSLHGYTHEEKTDFYGGSEFGGVPYETQAEWLAEGEELLGQCVESPSKTFVPPMNTYDENTAELLAEEEYTVVSGGDWFTDGYYDVDEDEYYFEAGGMLHVPENQAFEDWGAYDGTGEVPFEDTETLTGAFDETHADNGVHVQMIHYQYFTSEERLDQLRDLIQHMKATDDVGFMTLEQLSKGLENGTVERTDDGWRVLEPIEHTSAEDEETLEDELARAPAEDDR; translated from the coding sequence ATGGACGCGCGTTCGGCCTTCGAGGACGGTTGCCCGAAGTGTAGCCAGTCGACAGCCGCCGAGACGTTCGACGTCGTCGAGACGATCGCGCGCTGTCGGGAATGCGGCCACTGGCAGGCGCCGGTCGCGGACGGGGGCGGGGTCTCCCAGCCCATCAGCGTGAACTTTCCCGAGCTCCCCGAACTCGGCCAGCCGCTCACATGGCTGCCCTCGTGGCTCGTTCCGAAGTCCGAACGCCGCCAGCAGCTGCTCTCGTCGGCGATCGTCGTCATGGTGTTAATGGCGGGGGTCACCGGCGCACTCGCCGCCTCGCCGCTGCTCGAGACGACGCCGACGGCGACCGAGGCGGCGGCCGATTCGGAATGGGAGGAGTACGAATCGATCGTGATCTTCAGGAACGACGACATCCAGCCGTGGTACAGCACCGAGGAGATGCGAGCGGTCGATGGGGTGTTCATCGACGAGGAGGTGCCGGTGACGCTCGGGATCATCCCGAACCCCGGCGGGGACCTGCCGATCACCGACGACGAGGACACCTGCGAGTACCTCGGATCCCTCGAGGCCGACCATCCGGGCCAGTTCGAGATGTCGCTGCACGGCTATACCCACGAGGAGAAGACGGACTTCTACGGCGGCAGCGAGTTCGGCGGCGTGCCCTACGAGACCCAGGCCGAGTGGCTCGCCGAGGGCGAGGAGCTCCTCGGACAGTGCGTCGAATCGCCCTCGAAGACGTTCGTCCCGCCGATGAACACCTACGACGAGAACACCGCCGAGTTGCTGGCCGAGGAGGAGTACACGGTGGTCTCGGGCGGCGACTGGTTCACCGACGGCTACTACGACGTCGACGAGGACGAGTACTACTTCGAGGCCGGCGGTATGCTGCACGTCCCCGAGAACCAGGCCTTCGAGGACTGGGGCGCATACGACGGCACGGGCGAGGTCCCGTTCGAGGACACGGAAACCCTGACCGGCGCGTTCGACGAGACCCACGCGGACAACGGGGTCCACGTCCAGATGATCCACTATCAGTACTTCACCAGCGAGGAGCGACTCGATCAGCTCCGGGACCTGATCCAGCACATGAAGGCGACCGACGACGTCGGGTTCATGACCCTCGAGCAGCTCTCGAAGGGGCTCGAGAACGGCACGGTCGAACGCACCGACGACGGCTGGCGCGTCCTCGAACCGATCGAGCACACGTCGGCCGAGGACGAGGAGACGCTCGAGGACGAGCTGGCCCGGGCGCCCGCGGAGGACGACCGATGA
- a CDS encoding bacterio-opsin activator domain-containing protein, with translation MTIIADITLPASTFPLGRVFQSFPDATMELERVVPLQETIMPLVWVEGSDPDAVESALRSHSQVKNVEVLTATGAESLFEVHWLPAADGLAEALLNTGATVLDARGTAESWDFRLRFSAHEDLSSLNVSLTEKGIPVTLRRIYHPPLEEISPMSPIQRETLLAAYRQGYFQIPRRINQSDLADELEISDSALSQRIRRAVSKLIERDVLSEEAGSR, from the coding sequence ATGACGATCATCGCCGACATCACTCTCCCTGCGTCGACGTTCCCGCTGGGGCGTGTGTTCCAGTCGTTCCCGGACGCCACCATGGAGCTCGAACGCGTCGTCCCGCTTCAGGAGACCATCATGCCGCTGGTGTGGGTCGAGGGTAGCGACCCCGACGCGGTCGAATCGGCGCTTCGCTCGCACTCCCAGGTCAAAAACGTCGAGGTCCTTACGGCGACCGGGGCCGAGTCGCTGTTCGAGGTCCACTGGTTGCCCGCGGCCGACGGGCTCGCCGAGGCGCTGCTGAACACCGGCGCGACCGTTCTCGACGCCCGCGGCACCGCCGAGAGCTGGGACTTCCGCCTGCGGTTCTCGGCCCACGAGGACCTCTCCTCGCTCAACGTCTCGCTCACCGAGAAGGGGATCCCGGTCACGCTCCGGCGGATCTACCACCCGCCGCTCGAGGAGATCTCGCCGATGTCGCCGATTCAACGCGAGACGCTGCTGGCGGCGTATCGACAGGGCTACTTCCAGATCCCGCGGCGCATCAACCAGTCCGATCTCGCCGACGAGCTGGAGATCAGCGACAGCGCCCTCTCCCAGCGGATCCGGCGCGCCGTCTCGAAGCTCATCGAACGGGACGTCCTCTCGGAGGAGGCCGGCTCCCGCTGA
- a CDS encoding response regulator, with translation MADSTSSTVQVLCVDDETDSAALTAIRLERIDGRFAVETATSAREGYEYLEENDVDCVVSDYKMPEIDGLEFFERVREEHPDLPFVLFTGKGSSSVADDAQSKGVTGYLEKNTDERYEVLAEQIKNAVGKRQRKGT, from the coding sequence ATGGCTGATAGCACCTCGTCGACCGTTCAGGTCCTCTGTGTCGACGACGAAACCGACAGCGCGGCTCTCACGGCGATCCGCCTCGAGCGGATCGACGGACGGTTCGCCGTCGAGACGGCGACGAGCGCCAGGGAGGGGTACGAGTATCTGGAGGAGAACGACGTCGACTGCGTGGTGAGCGACTACAAGATGCCCGAGATCGACGGGCTCGAGTTCTTCGAGCGGGTCCGCGAGGAGCACCCCGACCTGCCGTTCGTGCTGTTCACGGGGAAGGGCTCCTCGTCGGTCGCCGACGACGCCCAGTCGAAGGGCGTGACGGGCTATCTGGAGAAGAACACCGACGAGCGATACGAGGTGCTTGCCGAGCAGATCAAGAACGCGGTCGGAAAGCGCCAGCGCAAGGGGACGTAG
- a CDS encoding N-acyl homoserine lactonase family protein, with product MVDATIDVIDRGGLLCDQNYMIEGHTLGTHEEPNPEPEYTEIPVYNLVIDHPEGTILWDTGNHEDALDGHWPEGLKQAFYPHDADEHSLESDLEEAGYGLDDIDYVFQTHLHLDHAGGLHHFDGTDVPVFVHKREIEFAYYSAKTDEGSAAYVLGDFDYDLNWQVLHRDHETHFEDVEFIRFPGHTPGLTGTMIHLDDRSLIFAGDEIYRAENYEDEMPLGAGLLWSQRHWFESLQEIKELERRHDAEVVYGHDSEQYEALSGWS from the coding sequence ATGGTTGATGCCACCATCGACGTGATCGATCGCGGGGGGTTGTTGTGTGATCAGAACTACATGATCGAGGGCCACACGCTCGGCACCCATGAGGAGCCGAACCCCGAGCCCGAGTACACGGAGATCCCCGTCTACAACCTCGTGATCGACCACCCGGAGGGAACGATCCTCTGGGACACCGGCAACCACGAGGACGCCCTCGACGGCCACTGGCCCGAAGGCCTGAAACAGGCGTTTTACCCCCACGATGCGGACGAACACTCCCTCGAAAGCGATCTCGAGGAGGCGGGCTACGGGCTCGACGACATCGACTACGTCTTCCAGACCCACCTCCACCTCGACCACGCCGGCGGCCTGCATCACTTCGACGGGACCGACGTCCCGGTGTTCGTCCACAAACGGGAGATCGAGTTCGCCTACTACAGCGCGAAGACCGACGAAGGAAGCGCCGCCTATGTCCTCGGGGACTTCGATTACGACCTCAACTGGCAGGTGCTCCATCGCGACCACGAGACCCACTTCGAGGACGTCGAGTTCATCCGCTTCCCGGGCCATACCCCCGGACTGACGGGGACGATGATCCACCTCGACGACCGGTCGTTGATCTTCGCCGGCGACGAGATATACAGGGCGGAGAACTACGAGGACGAGATGCCCCTGGGGGCGGGTCTGCTCTGGAGCCAGCGCCACTGGTTCGAGAGCCTCCAGGAGATCAAGGAGCTCGAACGCCGCCACGACGCCGAGGTCGTCTACGGGCACGACTCCGAGCAGTACGAGGCGCTCTCGGGGTGGTCCTGA
- a CDS encoding hydroxyacid-oxoacid transhydrogenase — MGYDRSVSAPEHAQAPETVWELEMPDIRFGRDAVEELDFQFEDLGVDPGARGLIVTDETLVSLGHAERVCEQLGEFEVDVYDDVEREPSLEAVDDCISFIRDEQGEAGYDFYVGLGGGSCIDTAKAARVVIANGGEVLDYIAEPTGNGEPVTDSGAPLVLMPTTAGTGAEISPVAILSVEEKEIKEAISSDHVRADVAVLDPTLTTTLPPEQTAKTAMDALGHAIEGYTTHSYDSLLRAEDPASRPVYAGRTPVTEMFSEKAIELLSSNVRRAVHNGDDLEARENMLQGALMGAISGLTAGASLCHAMAYPVGNRYHTYHGETIAVLTPASTLGYNAASDPERFAELARMFGVDTTGLNTREAADRLKDEYIQLQRDLNVLPSGLAELADVDEGDIDWLASQTVETQERLLRCNPRPVTKEDAEAVFRDALYNWE; from the coding sequence GTGGGCTACGACCGCTCGGTCTCCGCGCCCGAGCACGCACAGGCCCCCGAGACCGTCTGGGAGCTCGAGATGCCGGACATCCGATTCGGCCGCGACGCCGTCGAGGAGCTCGACTTCCAGTTCGAGGACCTGGGGGTCGATCCCGGCGCCCGCGGGCTGATCGTCACCGACGAGACCCTCGTCTCGCTGGGCCATGCCGAGCGCGTTTGCGAGCAACTCGGTGAGTTCGAGGTCGACGTCTACGATGACGTCGAGCGCGAGCCCTCGCTGGAGGCGGTCGACGACTGCATCTCCTTCATCCGCGACGAGCAGGGTGAGGCGGGCTACGACTTCTACGTCGGGCTCGGCGGGGGTAGCTGCATCGACACCGCGAAGGCCGCCCGGGTGGTGATCGCCAACGGCGGCGAGGTGCTTGACTACATCGCCGAACCCACCGGGAACGGCGAGCCGGTCACCGATTCCGGGGCGCCGCTGGTGCTCATGCCGACCACCGCGGGGACGGGCGCGGAGATCTCGCCCGTCGCGATCCTCTCGGTCGAGGAGAAGGAGATCAAGGAGGCGATCTCGAGCGACCACGTCCGGGCCGACGTCGCCGTCCTCGACCCGACGCTGACGACCACGCTCCCGCCCGAACAGACCGCCAAGACCGCGATGGACGCGCTGGGACACGCGATCGAGGGCTATACGACCCATTCGTACGACAGCCTGCTTCGCGCCGAGGACCCCGCGAGCCGCCCCGTCTACGCGGGCCGAACCCCCGTCACGGAGATGTTCAGCGAGAAGGCCATCGAACTGCTCTCCTCGAACGTCCGCCGGGCCGTGCACAACGGCGACGACCTCGAGGCTCGCGAGAACATGCTTCAGGGCGCGCTGATGGGCGCGATCTCCGGACTGACCGCCGGTGCGAGCCTCTGTCACGCGATGGCCTATCCAGTGGGAAATCGCTATCACACCTATCACGGCGAGACGATCGCGGTCCTCACGCCGGCGAGCACGCTCGGCTACAACGCCGCGAGCGACCCCGAGCGCTTCGCCGAGCTCGCGCGGATGTTCGGCGTCGACACGACGGGGCTCAACACCCGCGAGGCCGCGGATCGCCTCAAGGACGAGTATATCCAGCTCCAGCGCGACCTGAACGTCCTACCCAGCGGGCTAGCCGAGCTCGCGGACGTCGACGAGGGCGACATCGACTGGCTGGCCTCCCAGACCGTCGAGACCCAGGAACGCCTGCTTCGGTGTAACCCCCGCCCCGTGACGAAGGAGGACGCCGAAGCGGTGTTCCGCGACGCGCTGTACAACTGGGAGTAA
- the aglF gene encoding UTP--glucose-1-phosphate uridylyltransferase AglF, with protein MKAVVLAAGEGTRLRPLTEDKPKAMVEIDGKPLVAHCFDKLADLGAEEFVVVVGYMKEHIIEHFGDSYRDIPITYTHQREQLGLAHALLSVEEHIDDDFMLMLGDNVFNANLADVVRRQREERADAAFLVEEVPWEEASRYGVCDTNDFGEITEVIEKPDDPPTNLVMTGFYTFSPAIFPACELVQPSNRGEYEISEAIDLLIRSGRTIDAIGLDGWRIDVGYPEDRDEAEERLQEAEAAAKAD; from the coding sequence ATGAAAGCAGTCGTACTCGCAGCAGGGGAGGGGACGAGGTTGCGCCCGCTGACCGAGGACAAACCCAAGGCGATGGTCGAGATCGACGGCAAGCCGCTGGTCGCCCACTGTTTCGACAAGCTCGCCGATCTGGGTGCCGAGGAGTTCGTCGTCGTCGTCGGCTACATGAAGGAGCACATCATCGAGCACTTCGGCGACAGCTACCGGGACATCCCGATCACCTACACCCACCAGCGCGAGCAGCTGGGACTGGCCCACGCGCTGTTGAGCGTCGAGGAGCACATCGACGACGACTTCATGCTGATGCTCGGCGACAACGTCTTCAACGCGAACCTCGCGGACGTCGTCCGTCGCCAGCGCGAGGAGCGTGCCGACGCCGCGTTCCTCGTCGAGGAGGTTCCCTGGGAGGAGGCGAGCCGTTACGGCGTCTGTGACACCAACGACTTCGGCGAGATCACCGAGGTCATCGAGAAGCCCGACGACCCACCGACGAACCTCGTGATGACCGGCTTCTACACCTTCTCGCCCGCGATCTTCCCGGCCTGCGAACTGGTCCAGCCCTCCAACCGCGGCGAGTACGAGATCAGCGAGGCGATCGACCTCCTCATCCGATCGGGTCGCACCATCGACGCAATCGGCCTCGACGGCTGGCGGATCGACGTCGGCTACCCCGAGGACCGCGACGAGGCCGAGGAGCGCCTTCAGGAGGCCGAGGCGGCGGCGAAGGCGGACTGA
- a CDS encoding short-chain fatty acid transporter, which produces MVRELTRRVSGFFTTLGAVASRVVQRYLPDAFIFALLLTFVTMVLAVLLTPTGPAAVTAQWGEGFWFVITFSMQASLALLTGWAIADSPPVKKVLGRLARIPNTQRQAIVATALVGQLVGLFHWGIVLVAGAIFAREVGIAMDQQGIEIHYPLLVATAYAGLLPWHQGLSGASYLLSATPGHFLEDSIGVIPVSQTMFTVPNVLMAGSIVLLTLVLMPLMAPKEDLVTIPEEKLRKADDDFMTDGGNVEDPHRSRTSALKSAIVDSKLLCIGTGLLLWAYLLYLFATSPFTEVLDINVFISAMLGLGFIFHMSFASFFGVFREAIEGASQVIIQFQFYGGIMGVMDASGLAELIAATAAQYATEQTWYLLVFVSAGVVNFFVPSGGGQWTVTGELMTNATQNIDGTDVETMMVAFAMGDQWTNMIQPFWAIPVLGIAGLSIRDMMGYAAVLFVFSGLVLGGGTMLMGYGILEVS; this is translated from the coding sequence ATGGTACGGGAACTAACACGACGGGTCAGCGGCTTCTTCACGACGTTGGGCGCCGTCGCGAGTCGGGTGGTCCAGCGGTATCTCCCGGACGCGTTCATCTTCGCGCTGCTGTTGACGTTCGTGACGATGGTCCTCGCGGTTCTGCTCACGCCGACCGGCCCGGCGGCCGTCACCGCCCAGTGGGGCGAGGGCTTCTGGTTCGTCATCACGTTCTCGATGCAGGCCTCGCTCGCGTTGTTGACGGGCTGGGCGATCGCGGACTCCCCGCCGGTCAAGAAGGTGCTCGGGCGCCTCGCACGGATCCCGAACACCCAGCGCCAGGCCATCGTCGCGACGGCGCTGGTCGGTCAACTGGTGGGACTGTTCCACTGGGGGATCGTCCTCGTCGCCGGCGCGATCTTCGCCCGCGAGGTCGGCATCGCGATGGACCAGCAGGGGATCGAGATCCACTACCCGCTGCTCGTGGCGACCGCCTACGCCGGCCTGCTGCCCTGGCATCAGGGCCTCTCGGGGGCCTCCTACCTGCTGAGCGCGACGCCGGGCCATTTCCTCGAGGACTCGATCGGCGTGATCCCGGTCTCCCAGACGATGTTCACCGTCCCCAACGTCCTGATGGCGGGCTCGATCGTGCTGCTGACGCTCGTGCTCATGCCGCTGATGGCGCCCAAGGAGGACCTCGTGACGATCCCCGAGGAGAAGCTCCGGAAGGCCGACGACGACTTCATGACCGACGGGGGGAACGTCGAGGACCCCCACCGCTCGCGGACCTCGGCGCTGAAGTCCGCTATCGTCGACAGCAAGCTCCTCTGTATCGGGACCGGGCTGCTGCTGTGGGCGTATCTGCTCTACCTGTTCGCCACCTCGCCGTTCACCGAGGTGCTCGACATCAACGTCTTCATCTCGGCGATGCTCGGGTTGGGCTTCATATTCCACATGTCCTTCGCGAGCTTCTTCGGCGTCTTCCGCGAGGCCATCGAGGGCGCGAGCCAGGTCATCATCCAGTTCCAGTTCTACGGCGGGATCATGGGCGTGATGGACGCCTCCGGGCTCGCCGAACTGATCGCGGCGACCGCCGCCCAGTACGCCACCGAACAGACCTGGTACCTGCTCGTGTTCGTCTCGGCGGGCGTCGTCAACTTCTTCGTCCCCTCGGGCGGGGGCCAGTGGACCGTCACCGGGGAGCTGATGACCAACGCGACCCAGAACATCGACGGCACGGACGTCGAGACGATGATGGTCGCATTCGCGATGGGCGACCAGTGGACGAACATGATCCAGCCGTTCTGGGCGATTCCCGTCCTGGGGATCGCCGGCCTCTCCATCCGCGACATGATGGGGTATGCGGCGGTGCTGTTCGTCTTCAGCGGGCTCGTCCTCGGCGGCGGGACGATGCTGATGGGCTACGGGATCCTGGAGGTGAGCTAG
- a CDS encoding TIGR00366 family protein: protein MATRSETAEANDADDDDGFVPFLGSFFPESLALSVLLALLALVVTIPYLAPLDQLELFSTGFYELFALQMALILYWVLSATVVEAPPVGALFDRIAGLIPTGQTAIVYATGAVALAFGWVNWALGLLGGVFIGRRLCRRAREEGVAVHYPSVLTAGLLSLVVANQGPSSPGALLMADAEMAEMTGFLADSAGAVGMAEFALAPANLVPSLVLIATLPLLLVVLAPDDEADRRELGTDPLLEGDIASTLDHYVMPTRSEYTAADFLEQSRLISMVAVVIGVGSAGIHFATGGSLTLLWLLFCLMILGLLVHVRPMAFRSKTTGATRWANHVAIPFMLYGIVFALLSGAGLYDAIGDAVASGAVGPFLASLGLGLLIPDPASVWLIVGPAMVAGEVELLTSLVAVMYGAGLSNLWLGFLFLGILSVRGFDPREFLRYAAAVTAYVSVVVLASVALL from the coding sequence ATGGCGACGCGCTCGGAGACCGCCGAAGCGAACGACGCGGACGACGACGACGGGTTCGTCCCGTTCCTCGGGAGCTTCTTCCCCGAGTCGCTCGCGCTCTCGGTGCTGCTCGCGCTGCTCGCGCTGGTGGTCACGATCCCGTATCTCGCCCCGCTCGACCAGCTCGAGCTGTTCTCGACGGGCTTCTACGAGCTGTTCGCCCTACAGATGGCGCTGATCCTCTACTGGGTGCTGTCGGCGACCGTCGTCGAGGCCCCGCCCGTGGGCGCGCTGTTCGACCGGATCGCCGGCCTGATCCCGACCGGCCAGACGGCGATCGTCTACGCCACGGGCGCCGTGGCTCTCGCGTTCGGCTGGGTCAACTGGGCGCTCGGGCTCCTCGGCGGCGTGTTCATCGGCCGTCGGCTCTGCCGGCGTGCACGCGAGGAGGGCGTCGCGGTGCACTACCCCTCCGTGCTGACCGCCGGGCTGCTCTCGCTCGTGGTCGCGAACCAGGGCCCCTCGAGCCCCGGCGCGCTGTTGATGGCCGACGCGGAGATGGCCGAGATGACCGGCTTCCTCGCCGATTCCGCCGGCGCCGTCGGCATGGCGGAGTTCGCCCTCGCGCCGGCGAACCTCGTCCCTAGCCTCGTCCTGATCGCCACTCTCCCGCTGCTCCTGGTGGTCCTCGCGCCCGACGACGAGGCCGACCGCCGGGAACTGGGGACCGACCCGCTGCTCGAGGGCGACATCGCCTCGACCCTCGATCACTACGTGATGCCGACGCGTTCGGAGTACACGGCGGCCGACTTCCTCGAGCAGTCGCGGCTCATCTCGATGGTCGCGGTCGTCATCGGCGTCGGCTCGGCGGGGATCCACTTCGCGACCGGCGGCTCGCTGACGCTGCTCTGGCTGCTGTTCTGCCTGATGATCCTCGGGCTGCTCGTCCACGTCCGTCCGATGGCCTTCCGCTCGAAGACCACCGGCGCGACCCGGTGGGCGAACCACGTCGCGATCCCGTTCATGCTCTACGGCATCGTCTTCGCGCTGCTCTCGGGGGCGGGGCTGTACGACGCGATCGGCGACGCCGTCGCGTCGGGCGCGGTCGGACCGTTCCTCGCGTCGCTCGGGCTCGGACTGTTGATCCCCGATCCGGCCTCCGTCTGGCTGATCGTCGGCCCGGCGATGGTCGCCGGCGAGGTCGAGCTGCTCACGTCGCTCGTGGCCGTGATGTACGGCGCCGGGCTGTCGAACCTCTGGCTGGGCTTTCTCTTCCTCGGGATCCTCTCGGTCCGCGGGTTCGACCCGCGGGAGTTCCTCCGTTATGCGGCCGCCGTCACCGCCTACGTCTCGGTCGTGGTCCTGGCGTCCGTCGCGCTCCTCTGA